The Winogradskyella schleiferi genome contains the following window.
TAGGTTCTGGTGGTAACATTAATAAGATTTTTAAAATCTCTGGAAAAGCCATAGGTAAACCGTTGACTTATTTTTACTTGACAAGTTATTACAAAATGCTTCAAAATTACTCTTACGAAGAGCGAATTACCAAATTGAACTTAAACCAAGATAGGGCCGATGTTATTATTCCTGCAACACGGATTTATTTGTCAGCCATGAAATGGAGTGGTGCAAAAGATGTCTATGTACCAAAAATAGGACTCTCAGATGGTATTATAAAAAGTATGTATTATGAAACTGTTTCTAGTGTAGTTTTATAATATTGAGATCATAAAACACCCATTTACCTGATTTTTACCGATTAAAATCCATTAATTTATTATGCATTTTAGAATTTAATATATATTCGCTATCTCAAATTGAAAATTATGAAAAATTATTTACTCGCTTTGATATTAGTTTCTTTCACAACAGTTTGTCTATCTCAAGACATTACTTATGCTGCAAGAGGTGCGCTTAATATATCTAATATAGATTTTGAACCAGATGCTGATTTTGACAACCAGCACCGAAATGGGTTTGCATTTGGTGGGTATGTAGATTTTGGTTTTTCTGAAAAAACATCATTATTGGTAGAATTACAATGGTCTGCAGAAGGCGGTAAGGAAGAAGAGCTTAGAGCTGATTATATCCATTTACCAATTTTGTTGAGGTTTTCCTTATCTGATCGTATGATTTTAGGATTCGGGCCAAAAATTGGTTTGAAAACATGGGAGGCTAACGACTTATTTTCAACTGCTGCTTTTTCTGGTGTTGCTGGATTGGAATATATGATAACAGATGAATTCTTTGTAGATGCTCGTTTATCATATGGACTTACAAATGTGATTGATCAGGACTTGAAAACATTGGAAGCTAAAAACAATGTGATACAATTCGGTTTTGGAATGAAGCTTTAAAGCTATAAAAGCTTTGATGTGGTATTTATTAAATTAAAGAAGCCTTTCAACGTTGTGTTAAAAGGCTTTTATAATGGTGTAATTTTGACAATTTATTCAGTGGCTTTGTCAACTACAATTCTTTCAGCTCTATTGGCAACTTCCCAAGCTGTATAAAACACTAAACGCGTTCTGGTTTCCAGTAAATCGTATTGAATCTTATCTGGTGTGTCTGTTGGTTTGTGGTAATCATCATGTGTACCATTGAAATAGAATATCACTGGAATATTATTTTTTGCAAAATTATAATGGTCAGATCTGTAATAGAAACGGTTAGGGTCATTGGCGTCATTAAATGTGTAATCCAATTCCATATTTATATATTTTGTATTGGCTTCCTCCGAAATATTGTGAAGTTCCGTACTCAATTTATCACTACCAATTAAGTAAATATAATTTCTTGTTCCTATCGTTCGTTTGGTATCTGTTCTTCCAATCATATCGATATTGAGATCAGCAACGGTATTTTCCAACGGAAATATAGGATCATTGTCGGTATAATGTTTAGATCCTAAAAGGCCTTTTTCTTCGCCTGTAACATGAAGAAATAGAATTGAGCGTTTTGGACCATGACCTGCTTTCTCGGCAGCTTTGAATGCTTCAGCAATCTCCAATATAGCAACGGTACCAGAGCCGTCATCATCTGCGCCATTGTATATTTTGCCATCTTTTATGCCCTCGTGATCCAAATGTGCTGAGATGACCACAATTTCTTCTGGTTTTTCAGAACCTTTAATATAAGCGACAACATTTTCGGAAATTATAGTTTCAGATTTATTTTCAATTTCAATATGAATAGCTGTAGGTATTAGTTTTGGAGTGTTGTCTTTAGCTATAGAGGAATAAATTGCTTTTCCTAGATCCTCATTTGCCAAAAGCATAATCATTCCATCGGTATTGCTCTTTAAACTTAAGCGACCCGTTGAACCAGATGCCGCTCGTCTTTGGTAGTTTGGTGCATATTTTGAAAATTGTTCATTATTAATAAATATTAGTCCTTTAGCTCCATTTTCGTTTGCCGCTTCCCTTTTGCTCGAAATTGATTGACGACCATTGGTCCATTTAGTATTATCGGTCTTTCCCGAAGTTATAAAATTACCTTCAGCATCTTTTGGCTCTCCAGATTTTGCCAAAACAAATTTGCCTTTAACATCTATATTTTGGTAATCTGAATAGTTTTCATCATAAATACCATAGCCCACATAAACGATATCGTCAATGGACATATTTATAGTATGAGGAGCTGCTAAAACCACATGGTCTTCGAAATTTAAATAGTCTTTTCCGTTAATGGTTAATTTTCCGTCAGCGACTTTGTGCTTTTCCAAAGGTACTTCTTGAAAATAATCTTCGTCACCTAATGGCGTTGGTATTGCCATGGCTTTGTATTGGTCTCTTAAATATTCTACCGCTAATTTCTGGCCTTTTTCACCAGTATTTCTACCTTCAAATTCATCAGAAGCATAGGTGTATAACATGGTTTTTAATTCATCGGAAGTGATTGTTGAAGCATATTCTACAGGGTCAATATTTTCGACTGTAATCGATTTTGTTCCAGAGGAGCTTCCACAGCTTACAAATAAAAATGCCGTACAATATAATAGCAGTAAGTTTTTCATGAAGGGTAAAAGGTTAAAAGGGTTATATTAAGAATCCATTGAAATTTTTTCAAAAGAATCAACCCATAAAATTACAATATTTGAAGAGGTTTTGAGTTTGGGTTTAAAGTCTTTTAACAAACTTTAACATCAGAGAATTTCCTCCTTTAGTCGCACTTTAGCGTTTGCCAGATACCAAGCTGTGGCAAAAATTAATTTTGTGCGTTCTTGTAAAAGTGGAAAATTGATTTTGTCAGCTGTATCAGTTGGTTTCGTATAATCCTCATGCTCGCCGTTGAAAAAGAAAATTACGGGAACCCCTTTAAGAGCAAAATTATAATGATCGGATCTGTAATAATAGCGATTAGGATCTCTATCGTCATTATATTTATAATCTAGATTGAGATTGGTAAATGTGGCGTTAGCTTTTTGGGCTATAAAATCCAATTCCGTACTCATTTTATCTGAACCTATAAGGTAAATATAATTTTCACTGTCTTTATGCCTGTCATCAACGCGTCCAATCATATCGATATTCAATGTCGCCACAGTATCATCGAGTGGAAATATGGGGTTTTCGGTATAATATCTTGAGCCATGTAAACCAACTTCCTCAGCAGTAACATGCAAAAAAACGATGCTTCGTTTTGGTCCATAACCATCTTTAACGGCTTGGCTAAATGCTTCTGCCATTTCCAAAACGGCTGACGTACCCGAGCCGTTATCATCTGCACCATTATATATTTCTCCATTAACGATACCTTCGTGGTCAGAATGCGCAGCAATGTAAACATATTCATTCGGAAACTCAGCACCTTTTATATAGGCTATAATATTCTGTGAGTCGTTAAGATTGTCCGGTAGTGCCTCTTTTGGGACGATTTGATAGTAATTTGGATATGACTCTGGTGCCATTATATTAAGACTTTTGTAGTACTGTCTAATATAATCACAAACCTGATTATGTCCTTCCTCACCGGTCATTCTTCCCATGTATTTATCTGAAGAGACTTCAACAACATGGGATTTTAATTCGTCTATTTTTATGGTACTGAGATAATTTTCAACAATGGCTTTATCTTTATAAGTAATACTATTTTTAAGGTTGTTGACTTTTTCGCTATGTCTTAAAGTGGCACATGAGCCAACAAAAAGGAGGGCAGAAGCAATGAATATTTTCATGAAAAAGGTTGTAACTAATTGATTTTAGCAAAAATAAGATAAATAGCTTGAAATTTTTCTTACAATAAGATTGAAATTTTATATTTTTTCATCAATTATAGCACTGTCAATAATTGCTTTAGGTTTATCTTGAATCTCTTGATCTGTTTGCTCTAATGGTTCAGTCTCCTCAATTTCTGAAGTAGTGTTTACACTTTTATATATGGTTAAACCCAATGAAATTATGACTAAAAGAAAAATATATTGAATAGGTTTTATTTTGGATTGCTCTTTTTTTGAAAGAAACAGTAGTATCAAACCACTTATAAAAGCAATAATTATTGGTATAATAGAGAAATTAGAGAATTTAGTAGTCGCTAATATGGTTGCTGCTAATGCTGAAATAAGTCCAACTATGATTACTATTTTTTTCATGCCCTTTAAGTTTTGTGCTAATTTAATGCGTTCAATAATTATGTCAGCATTTATTGTGCCGAAAAATACAATTTGGATTAAAATGGGATTGATTTTAACATTGAAAAAATGGAGTCCATTTTTTTTCAAAAAAACTACTTAAAAACTTTTGGGAACAACAAAAAGGATTCTATATTTGCACCCGCTAAAGGAGAAATGGCAGAGTGGTCGAATGCGGCAGTCTTGAAAACTGTTGAGGGTCACACCTCCGGGGGTTCGAATCCCTCTTTCTCCGCGAAAAGTCCTACAAATGGCACCAAAAACCCTCTAAACAATTGATTTAGAGGGTTTTTTATTTTACATGATTTCATTTGATATCAAATAATATCAGTTAAAAAGGGGCTAATTCGGTGTAACTTGGATGTCTAAAAAAAGTTCCACCAGAAGCATATAAACAATTGAATATAAGTATTTTAACTTTGATTTAAAGTTGATTTATTTTAGTATATTGGTGGAAATCGGGAAACAATTAATTATGTCACTATCAATTTCACTTTTATTTTATATCAAAAAAAGCAAGGCAGATGTCACTGGAAAGACGAATATATACTTAAGAATAACGCTTGACGGCTGTCGGACAGAATTCAGTGTACACCGCAAAATTAGGATAGATTGGTGGAATTCCAGAACTCAATTAGCAATGGGTAATTCGCCAGAAGCCCAAAATATCAATCAACATTTGAGTATTCTACGTAATAAAGTTTACTCAATTCAACAGAATTTTGAAAGAGATAATGAGACTTATTCAGCGACAGATATTAGAGATGTATTAATCGGAAAAGACAAATCCAAAAAATTGGTACTTGAGATATTCCAGGAACATAACGATGAAGTTGAAAGTTTAATCGGAAAAGATTTTGCTACAGGAACTGCTGAACGGTATCGCACTTGCAAAAAACACGTAGCAGATTATATAAAGAAGAAATACAACAAAAATGATATTCCTGTACAGGATGTAGACCATCAATTCATTACGGGGTTAGAATACTATCTCAAGACGACTCGCAAGTGTGCACACAACTCAGCCATTAAGTATATAACTAACTTTAAAAAGATTATTCGAATTGCTCACGCTAATGATTGGATAGATAAAGATCCTTTCTTGCATTGGAAAGCTAAACTGAAAATTGTGGAACGTGAATTTCTAACTGAGGAAGAAATTCAAAAAATTATAGATCTCGATTTGAAAATGGAACGGCTCGACCAAGTACGTGATATTTTTATATTCTGTTGTTTTACTGGTCTAGCATATGCAGATGTCAAAAAACTGAATAGAGGCGATATTAGTGTGGGTACAGATGGTGTAGAGTGGGTGAAAACGAAAAGATCAAAGACGGATACTCGAAGCAATATACCAATTCTACCCATTGCTAAAGTTATCGTTGACAAATATAAAGACAACGAGCTACTGAAAGAAAAAGATTTGGTTCTACCAGTTCTTAGCAATCAAAAAATGAACGCCTATATCAAAGAGATTGCCACATTGGCGGGCATTACGAAGAATCTTACCTTTCATTTAGCACGACATACTTTTGCGACTACAGTAACTCTAACCAATGGTGTTCCAATAGAGTCAGTTAGTAAAATGTTAGGGCATACCAACCTTAAAACAACACAACATTATGCTAAGATTTTAGATATGAAAGTTAGCAAGGATATGGCTCTTTTAAGATCAAAATTTCAGTAAGGATCTAAAGTGGCTTTCCATAATCTTTGTTGTTTTTGCGCAATATTATATCCACATAGCCATTTATTGGACTGGTCAATTTTTCTTTTTCTGCCATAAAACCATTTTTTACAAAATTTGTGGCTGCCGTTTTCCAGTTTTTTATGTTTAGACCATTGCTCAATTTCCAGTTTTTGATTTGATAATAGGCAAAGAATTTTCTGCCCTCTATTTCCGGCCAATTGTTTTCTTTAAAAAAATTTAAAACAACCAGTTCATTTTTTGGCCTTGCCAGTTTATTATAGTTTTTATTTATTTTATGTTTATAAGAAGATACCAAATTTTGGCGTGGTCCTGGGACGGTCATGGCCAAATTTTGGACTGGTAGGTCACAAAAAATGGACATCTTAATTATGGATCCTCTTGTAGGATGGTACGATGGAAAGTATTGTAAATAGTTCCAATCGTTTAAATCCTTGACGAAGTTGTGATAGGTTGTCTTTGACTTAATTTTTGCCCGCTCCATTATAAGTTCTCGATTAATCGTGATTGTTGTTTTGAAAAACTCCTTGTTCCACTTTCGGAAGAACGCCAAATACAATGTAATGTGCCCCTGTTTTATGCGAGTGTCATTATGAAACCGCTCAAACGCCCTATTGAGTTGGACGATATAATTCACCTTTTCCATTTAAACCCTTTTTTAGATTGTGTTTCCTTGTTTCTATTTTCAAATTTCGCTTTAACCTCTTCAGGACTTTTTGCTGTCAGAAGTTGTTTTTTAACAGGTTTTATTTCTACAAATAGCGATTGTAACATTGCAGTAGTTGGTTTGGTCTGGGATTTTTCCATATCTCTCATTATTGCGATGACCGCATTGATTCTTTTGAGCAACTTGGCTTCGATGGTTCTTCCGGTCGGACCTAATTTCTCCTTTGGCGATATTTCATTATAGAAGAAAAAATCGAGCATTGTGGACATTGCCTCGGTATGAGATTTGAAGTGAGTGCGTGAAAATGTCTGGAAACGTTTTGCAGTTTCCTTTTTAAATCTGATCCCTGTAAATGTGTCCATAATTGTCTGGTTTGTCGCAAATTATTCCCTAAAAATGCACATTTGAAGCTCGTTTGACGCAAATTGGTGATTATCAGTAAATTAAAATAATTATAAATCACTGATTACCAACTGTTTGAAAACAAAATGGAATATGTAACATCGCAGCGCGTGTTACCCTCTTGCTATTCCATTCCTACATTTCATTTCGGTACTTTCATACTTTTTACCGAAAGCTAAAAAGCTCCTTCTTCATTATCCCTAGCTAACGATCTTTAACAGTGGTAAGTTGAAATATTTAAACTATTCTCAATGATACCAACCAAGAATCGTTTTTTAAAGAGCTGACATTTAGTTAGAATAGAACAATAGTTAAGCCATATTATTTGGTTCAAAATGCTGTCAATTGGTTGCCATAATGGCATATATCCATATACTTATTATATCCAGAGCGTTTTCCTTTTCAAATGAACTTGATTAAGCAAAATTTTAAATCAATACCATTTTGTAGGAAAACAGCGAAAACAATGACTATTAGATTATTTTAATTCCACTTACTTCCCATAGAGCCTCGCTGTTACCTTTTCAGTAACAAACATTAAAATTCAGGATGAGTAAGGACTTATAAAAGGGAGTTTGCGACCGGTTATGCAGTCTGTCTCGTTCTTAATTTTGAAACTTTGTGAATTGAAAGGGTGAAGTGATTTGTTTCTAAAGCGAACGCTGTCACTTTTTCTGCGACGGGGTTCAAGATTGATTTAGTGAACCGCTTTTCTCGGAATGCAGCTTTTCGCAAAATGAAGAGGAATGTGGTGGAACGGGTTGTAATGACATGATACTATTTCACATCTAAAACCAATTCATAATGTGTACTTCTTCCTCCTCTAGTTGGAATAAATACACCCTTACCTACTAAATCTTGAAGATCACGAGTGGCAGTAGCCTTTGAGGTTTTTGTGATACCTATATATTTACGAGCATTCATACCACCTTCAAAACCTTTTGGACCTTCTTCAAACATGCGTTGAACTACACGCAATTGTCTTTCATTCAATTGCTCATTAAATCGATCGAAAAAGCGAGCTTTTTTTAAAGTAAAAGCAACTTCTTGTGTGGTTTGCCATTGGGCAATAAGAACAGTTTTAACGAAATAGGACATCCACTCCGATATGTCATTTGATTGTTGCGCTTTTTCAAGATGGAAGTAATACGATTTTTTGTCGGCTTCAATACCTCTCGACAGACTTATTAAAATGGGTCTGTTTAAATATTGGGACAATGCTTTTTCAGAAATACATCTTCCCAAACGCCCATTTCCATCTTCAAAGGGGTGAATGCTCTCAAAATATAAATGGGCAATTGCCGACCTTATAATTGGTTTTTTAATAGGGTGCTTTCCCGATGGACTACTATCATTGAACCATTGAAGAAATTGCTTCACTTCAATTGGTACCGAATCGGATGGTGGTGCTTCAAAATGTATTTTCTGTTTTCCAAGAGCTCCAGAAATTACCTGCATCGGCTCTTTATGGGTTCGCCAAGTTCCTACTAGGACATCATTTGCTCCCATCATGAGGGATGCATGCCAAGCAAAAAGTTTTTCTTGTGTCAACGGCTCTGAAAAAGTCTCTCGAACATCCATTAGTAAAGCCGCCATTCCTGTTGCCCGCTGGTCTGAAACATCATTCTTTGGTATATTGAGTCCAAGATTGTTTCTTACAGAAGATTTTACATCCTCACGCTCAAGATATTCTCCTTCAATTTCTGATGACTTAATCGCTTCATCGACAATTGTTTGTATAACCGTTTCAAGTTGTTCACCTCGGTTTAAGCCTTCTAAATATCCTTCTAATTGCCCTGTTCGGGACATATAGTCAAATAATAATCCTTCTACGTTTTCTAACGAATACGTGAAGTTGGGCCATTCCGGTTTCTGCCAGTTATAAATCATTATGAGCCGATTAAAATATTTATTCAGCTCAAATATATTGATTTTTTGAGTTGATTAAGTTAATTTATCGGCTCAAGATTAAGTATTAATATAAAATAAATGCTCAATTAAAAAGTCAACTCGATTAAAAATAGTACAATAAATCGCATTTTGAGAATGAAGCACTCATTCAAAACTTTCAAAAATTTAGTATTAAAAGAAACTCCCAAACCAAAATTGTAATTGGAAATTCTTTCGTGTCACATAAAAGAACACATCACATCTTCCTTCGCAATAAACATTACAAAGTAGAAATGATGTATTGGCTAACTTAATTATTATAACTTTTTAAATTCAAAATAATCAATCCATAAATTTTGAGGGAACATATCATTTTTTCTTAGATTGAAATCAATAACTTGTGTTCCATTATCTAAATTCACGGTTCCTAACTTTATCCTCTCTGTGTATTTAGTATCTTTTGAAGATTTAAAATCTATACTTTTTAGTTTTTGATTGTTGATACTGATCTCAAAAATACCACCTTCTGGTTGTTTTATGATATTTGCATAGACTTCAAATTGTCCTGATTTGTCCGAGTCAAATTCTGTTTTTAACTTGTTCTCTTTATCTTTCTGAGCCGCCCAAAACAGAACCTTATGCCCACTCACAGTTTTATAAAGAGATTCATGGGCAAACACATCAATCGAGCCCCAACCACCAAAATTTTCTGCAATCTTTAAGGTTTCTGCCTCTAAAACATTGGGCTCCCTAAATACTTCAAATGGAATTTCATAACCATAAAGTTCATCAGCAGGTGTAGCTTTAATGGGATCTTTTCCATTCGCATCCAAATACCAATACACCACAGTGGCGTATTGCGTTGGCCAATCATTGGCAAAATATTTCTCCATATAGCCCTCAAATGACTTTTGGAAAGGAATATTATCAATCACCTGCCATCTGTTGACCGCTTGATAGCCCATATTATCGCTATCTATGGACTGACTATGGAATGCCTGCTCAAATAGAGACGGATTGCCCCAAGCATAGCCAAAGTAATCTTCGGTTCCCGTTCCAAACGTCGATGGAAAAGTCTCACCATCAATGAAAAACTTTTCATCACCTTCTCCCCACCAATGATGGCCTTCTCCAGCATTAGTGTTACCGCCTCCTTTTGGATTCCAAAGCGATAAAGAAGCTCCTAAAAATCGACCTTTGCCTTGTGTTTTTAACATTAACCAATCTGGCCAACGTTCCTTTTTAATAGGTTCAAGATCACGGTGCCATTTGGCATGAAATCTGGCATAATTGTCTTCATCACCCATGAGTTCTTCCTGTCCAATTTCCAAGGAAACGGTGACTGGAAATCCGGAATAATTGTGCACACTAATTTTTGCGCCATCTAAAAACGGCATGTACCAATAACTGTACATCCATTCATAGGTCATTCCCATAGGCAAGGTTTTGTAAATATTATAACCCGGTGCAGAGCCAAAGAAATCACCAATTGGCGACCATACCGAAGGGTTTACTTCACCATCCCAAGAAATCTCTAAAATAGTTTTTCTTAACACTTCATCTAAATTGTCTTTATTAGCACCTTCAATCTTTGCTTTTAAGCTTCCAATAGCACCTTTACCATTCAAATCAAAAGCGATTTCTCTTGCGCCACTTTCTAAAGTCAATTCTTTTGTAGAAATATTCAATTTTGAATTATAAGGGTTTTCGCCCATTTTTTGTCCGAAGAAGGTGTTTACCAAAGATAACGCATTTTTAGCTTCGTCATTCAAATTTGGATTGAACTTCTCAACAATTGCATCATCCTGAAAGGTAATATAATTAAAATGGTAATACTGACCCCAACCCGGTTCAGCAACCACTTTGCAACTTTTTTGATACGTTATAGGCACATAATTATTGAAGCCCTTAGCATCGGTTTCATAGACCAATTCAGAAAAGTCAAAGGCTGGGATACTTGGACTAAAATAATCAATGAATGACTCGCTCACTATTGGTGTTTCACTGCCATCTATATAAATGTTGACTTTACCTTGGCTAGGGTTTGCTGACCAGATACGGACAATAGCGCCTGGTCCGGTCATTTCCGCCAATACCTCATTATCGGCTTCTTTTCTAATAAACTGCGGACTGAAGCCATCGTTATTTGCTGACCAATTAATAAACTTACCTGTTATGGAATCCACTTTACTTTTACGGTCATAACTTGCCCACATTTCACTTTTTTCATCTTCATTTGGTAATGTTGCCAAAGCTTTTAAATCGGTTAACCTATTGACCAATGATGTGTACGTGATGTTTTTATCTGTTTTTGTTACATTTTCGTCTTTACAGGAAATGATAAATAC
Protein-coding sequences here:
- a CDS encoding M28 family peptidase, with product MKNLLLLYCTAFLFVSCGSSSGTKSITVENIDPVEYASTITSDELKTMLYTYASDEFEGRNTGEKGQKLAVEYLRDQYKAMAIPTPLGDEDYFQEVPLEKHKVADGKLTINGKDYLNFEDHVVLAAPHTINMSIDDIVYVGYGIYDENYSDYQNIDVKGKFVLAKSGEPKDAEGNFITSGKTDNTKWTNGRQSISSKREAANENGAKGLIFINNEQFSKYAPNYQRRAASGSTGRLSLKSNTDGMIMLLANEDLGKAIYSSIAKDNTPKLIPTAIHIEIENKSETIISENVVAYIKGSEKPEEIVVISAHLDHEGIKDGKIYNGADDDGSGTVAILEIAEAFKAAEKAGHGPKRSILFLHVTGEEKGLLGSKHYTDNDPIFPLENTVADLNIDMIGRTDTKRTIGTRNYIYLIGSDKLSTELHNISEEANTKYINMELDYTFNDANDPNRFYYRSDHYNFAKNNIPVIFYFNGTHDDYHKPTDTPDKIQYDLLETRTRLVFYTAWEVANRAERIVVDKATE
- a CDS encoding M28 family metallopeptidase, which translates into the protein MKIFIASALLFVGSCATLRHSEKVNNLKNSITYKDKAIVENYLSTIKIDELKSHVVEVSSDKYMGRMTGEEGHNQVCDYIRQYYKSLNIMAPESYPNYYQIVPKEALPDNLNDSQNIIAYIKGAEFPNEYVYIAAHSDHEGIVNGEIYNGADDNGSGTSAVLEMAEAFSQAVKDGYGPKRSIVFLHVTAEEVGLHGSRYYTENPIFPLDDTVATLNIDMIGRVDDRHKDSENYIYLIGSDKMSTELDFIAQKANATFTNLNLDYKYNDDRDPNRYYYRSDHYNFALKGVPVIFFFNGEHEDYTKPTDTADKINFPLLQERTKLIFATAWYLANAKVRLKEEIL
- a CDS encoding site-specific integrase, with the protein product MSLSISLLFYIKKSKADVTGKTNIYLRITLDGCRTEFSVHRKIRIDWWNSRTQLAMGNSPEAQNINQHLSILRNKVYSIQQNFERDNETYSATDIRDVLIGKDKSKKLVLEIFQEHNDEVESLIGKDFATGTAERYRTCKKHVADYIKKKYNKNDIPVQDVDHQFITGLEYYLKTTRKCAHNSAIKYITNFKKIIRIAHANDWIDKDPFLHWKAKLKIVEREFLTEEEIQKIIDLDLKMERLDQVRDIFIFCCFTGLAYADVKKLNRGDISVGTDGVEWVKTKRSKTDTRSNIPILPIAKVIVDKYKDNELLKEKDLVLPVLSNQKMNAYIKEIATLAGITKNLTFHLARHTFATTVTLTNGVPIESVSKMLGHTNLKTTQHYAKILDMKVSKDMALLRSKFQ
- a CDS encoding Fic family protein, with translation MIYNWQKPEWPNFTYSLENVEGLLFDYMSRTGQLEGYLEGLNRGEQLETVIQTIVDEAIKSSEIEGEYLEREDVKSSVRNNLGLNIPKNDVSDQRATGMAALLMDVRETFSEPLTQEKLFAWHASLMMGANDVLVGTWRTHKEPMQVISGALGKQKIHFEAPPSDSVPIEVKQFLQWFNDSSPSGKHPIKKPIIRSAIAHLYFESIHPFEDGNGRLGRCISEKALSQYLNRPILISLSRGIEADKKSYYFHLEKAQQSNDISEWMSYFVKTVLIAQWQTTQEVAFTLKKARFFDRFNEQLNERQLRVVQRMFEEGPKGFEGGMNARKYIGITKTSKATATRDLQDLVGKGVFIPTRGGRSTHYELVLDVK
- a CDS encoding BfmA/BtgA family mobilization protein, coding for MDTFTGIRFKKETAKRFQTFSRTHFKSHTEAMSTMLDFFFYNEISPKEKLGPTGRTIEAKLLKRINAVIAIMRDMEKSQTKPTTAMLQSLFVEIKPVKKQLLTAKSPEEVKAKFENRNKETQSKKGFKWKR
- a CDS encoding porin family protein: MKNYLLALILVSFTTVCLSQDITYAARGALNISNIDFEPDADFDNQHRNGFAFGGYVDFGFSEKTSLLVELQWSAEGGKEEELRADYIHLPILLRFSLSDRMILGFGPKIGLKTWEANDLFSTAAFSGVAGLEYMITDEFFVDARLSYGLTNVIDQDLKTLEAKNNVIQFGFGMKL
- a CDS encoding glycoside hydrolase family 172 protein, yielding MKPSIVSKLSFRVSVFFIVFIISCKDENVTKTDKNITYTSLVNRLTDLKALATLPNEDEKSEMWASYDRKSKVDSITGKFINWSANNDGFSPQFIRKEADNEVLAEMTGPGAIVRIWSANPSQGKVNIYIDGSETPIVSESFIDYFSPSIPAFDFSELVYETDAKGFNNYVPITYQKSCKVVAEPGWGQYYHFNYITFQDDAIVEKFNPNLNDEAKNALSLVNTFFGQKMGENPYNSKLNISTKELTLESGAREIAFDLNGKGAIGSLKAKIEGANKDNLDEVLRKTILEISWDGEVNPSVWSPIGDFFGSAPGYNIYKTLPMGMTYEWMYSYWYMPFLDGAKISVHNYSGFPVTVSLEIGQEELMGDEDNYARFHAKWHRDLEPIKKERWPDWLMLKTQGKGRFLGASLSLWNPKGGGNTNAGEGHHWWGEGDEKFFIDGETFPSTFGTGTEDYFGYAWGNPSLFEQAFHSQSIDSDNMGYQAVNRWQVIDNIPFQKSFEGYMEKYFANDWPTQYATVVYWYLDANGKDPIKATPADELYGYEIPFEVFREPNVLEAETLKIAENFGGWGSIDVFAHESLYKTVSGHKVLFWAAQKDKENKLKTEFDSDKSGQFEVYANIIKQPEGGIFEISINNQKLKSIDFKSSKDTKYTERIKLGTVNLDNGTQVIDFNLRKNDMFPQNLWIDYFEFKKL
- a CDS encoding FUSC family protein — translated: MKKIVIIVGLISALAATILATTKFSNFSIIPIIIAFISGLILLFLSKKEQSKIKPIQYIFLLVIISLGLTIYKSVNTTSEIEETEPLEQTDQEIQDKPKAIIDSAIIDEKI